AAAACCGTTTTTGAACGCCTGTGTTCCATGTGTACGCTGGGCTACAAATCAAATAATGCAAACTAGTCCTTAAAAGACCCTCATTAACTTTATCGGCTAACTTGTTTTCAAAACCTTACATGCGCCAGCTTCTTTTTGGACTGTATGAGTGGCTCTGAAAAGAGCCTTTGGGGGTGTATCTAAATCTGCTCACTTGGTCTTATGGTGGCTCTCGGTCTTCTTGGGCAGCAGCACAGCTTGGATGTTGGGCAGGACGCCGCCCTGCGCGATGGTCACGCGCCCCAGCAGCTTGTTAAGCTCCTCATCGTTGCGGATGGCCAGCTGCAGATGGCGCGGGATGATGCGGGTTTTCTTGTTGTCGCGGGCCGCGTTGCCAGCCAGCTCCAGGATCTCGGCCGTCAGGTACTCCAGCACGGCCGCCAGGTACACCGGGGCGCCGGCACCCACCCGCTCCGAGTAGTTGCCCTTACGGAGCAGGCGGTGCACACGGCCCACGGGGAACTGCAGGCCGGCCCGGGAGGAGCGGGTCTTGGCCTTGGCGCGAGCCTTGCCACCCTGCTTGCCTCGTCCAGACATACTGATGACCTAAAGCAACTGGAggttacaaaggaaaacagagccAACCCCCTTGGCTTTTATAGTCAAGCTACGGCGCGAAAAAGGAAATGCGTCATTGGTTAACATTCTGAGTTCATTTTAA
The DNA window shown above is from Cricetulus griseus strain 17A/GY chromosome 3, alternate assembly CriGri-PICRH-1.0, whole genome shotgun sequence and carries:
- the LOC100768185 gene encoding histone H2A type 1-H, whose protein sequence is MSGRGKQGGKARAKAKTRSSRAGLQFPVGRVHRLLRKGNYSERVGAGAPVYLAAVLEYLTAEILELAGNAARDNKKTRIIPRHLQLAIRNDEELNKLLGRVTIAQGGVLPNIQAVLLPKKTESHHKTK